The Podarcis raffonei isolate rPodRaf1 chromosome 2, rPodRaf1.pri, whole genome shotgun sequence genome window below encodes:
- the CEP131 gene encoding centrosomal protein of 131 kDa isoform X7 produces MKSARGSSSSFQGASANGVDLSLTGLPMQVLQRPSSASPGKHIARSISVITENKPKRNILEDAGLGTSRAMNNLRRSNSTTQVNQRVNRAFSSVEQHGDFLTLFESSSGGRKKLASLSKVSPEKKTTWNILDEQPRTFPVPSSTQEAPAGMRKKEIYVPLAANFTANNRSNKGAMGNCVTTMVHNNYSTADKAAAPKSSNQATTSLNNIIKATSNEDTESSSYMKSQKNFSSSNILARNNNNSSSSNPLRRQEVSEEEAERFINQVNLAAVMIQRWYRRHSQRHKEGAAQLRHLLASKREERQQQLTEEGNMLDLQRRRDEERKKIREEKARLARRAAIQELQQKRAQKVLDTQRLVEEELAAMKESKKTRRRKPEKAGSVKNASPANSIIKANNADANFHLAAADTEEHSAGACLSVPGQNKLPEDQPQDVSSGKMGSEDLETIITAASRAQSKVTLNELLDTLKLLEEEPELPPQPKACKEDKYAWVDGEADSNSLTADNLEKFGKLNYSPGVPEEGTLLSEAKLQSIISFLDEMEKSEQERPRSAASASQREGLLSEEELAHLEQASAVATEVTSSIMRMKLEVEEKKRAITLLQTALAQQRELTVRHVKGTEKELSRQLALQREQYEAAIQRHLAFIDQLIEDKKTLSEKCEAVVTELKQVDQKYTKKIAQMQEQHELVWRTLGPLCEEIKKLKELMSATEKIRREKWIDEKTKKIKEITVKGLEPEIQKLIAKHKLEIKKLKTLHEAELLQSDERAAQRYVRQTEELREMLEHEKEEQGQRERELARQRPNQGYSTLGKTLSERVPPHRYEKQLEQEEQALQQQRRRLYNEVAEEKERLNQQAARQRTELEDLRRQLEENSSVVTKALKEEYKKGKEEQERRHQAEVQALKVQLEMEKQAWEANYLKKEEAWLLTRERELREEVRKERDKEIELVIQRLEADMSSAKEECERATENRIKRLRDKYEAELQEMEHSERKLQERCNEMKGRLSEAEGEIFHLRGLLRQKEQETEAIRKVADQLSQERSSLSEVIRQEFADRLVSTEEENKRLKTEMAELRARQRLELDRVRRDKEEELEEVHKRVKTAIVKKEEAVNSLRKLHEAAVKRADHLEALLEQQRKQLLAAK; encoded by the exons ATGAAGAGTGCCCGTGGTAGCAGCTCTTCCTTCCAGGGTGCCAGTGCCAATGGTGTGGATCTCAGTCTTACAGGGCTGCCCATGCAAGTGCTTCAGCGCCCAAGCAGTGCATCTCCAGGCAAGCACATTGCTCGCTCCATCTCCGTCATTACTGAAAACAAGCCCAAGAGGAATATCCTA GAAGATGCAGGGCTTGGCACTTCCAGAGCTATGAACAATTTACGAAGATCCAATAGCACGACTCAGGTTAACCAGCGTGTGAACCGTGCCTTTAG CAGTGTGGAGCAGCACGGAGACTTCCTGACTTTGTTTGAAAGCAGCTCAGGTGGAAGAAAGAAACTAGCAAGTCTGAGTAAAGTCTCCCCGGAAAAGAAAACAACATGGAACATCCTG GATGAGCAGCCCAGAACATTTCCTGTCCCATCCAGCACTCAAGAGGCCCCTGCAGGCATGAGGAAGAAAGAAATCTATGTGCCACTTGCAGCCAACTTCACTGCAAATAACAG GAGTAACAAAGGTGCAATGGGCAACTGTGTAACCACCATGGTGCATAATAACTACTCCACTGCGGACAAGGCAGCTGCGCCCAAGAGCTCCAACCAGGCCACAACCTCCCTCAA TAACATTATCAAAGCCACTTCCAATGAAGACACCGAGAGTAGCAGCTACATGAAGTCCCAGAAAAACTTTTCCAGCAGCAATATCCTGGCTCGGAACAATAATAACAGCAGTAGCAGTAACCCCCTCAGGAGGCAGGAAGTATcggaggaggaggctgagcg GTTCATTAACCAGGTCAACTTGGCTGCTGTGATGATACAGCGCTGGTACAGACGACACTCTCAGAGGCACAAGGAAGGTGCAGCCCAGCTCAGGCACTTACTAGCTTCCAAAAGAGAG GAAAGGCAGCAGCAActcacagaggagggcaacatgTTGGATTTGCAGCGGAGGCGAGATGAGGAGAGGAAAAAGATTCGAGAGGAGAAGGCACGTCTTGCCAGACGAGCAGCCATTCAG GAGCTGCAGCAAAAAAGAGCCCAGAAAGTCTTGGATACACAACGCTTGGTTGAGGAGGAGCTGGCAGCAATGAAAGAGAGCAAGAAAACCAGAAGAAGAAAACCTGAGAAGGCTGGCTCTGTGAAGAACGCTAGCCCTGCCAACAGCATCATCAAAGCCAACAATGCAG ATGCCAACTTCCACTTGGCAGCTGCAGATACAGAAGAACATTCTGCTGGGGCTTGTCTGTCTGTCCCAGGACAAAACAAACTACCTGAAGATCAGCCACAG GATGTCAGCTCTGGAAAGATGGGCAGTGAAGACTTGGAGACTATTATCACTGCAGCCAGCAGAGCACAGTCCAAAGTCACCCTTAATGAGCTACTGGATACCTTAAAGTTGTTGGAGGAGGAGCCAGAGTTGCCACCACAACCCAAGGCCTGCAAAGAAGATAAATATGCTTGGGTAGATGGG GAGGCCGACTCAAATTCTCTCACTGCTGACAACCTGGAGAAGTTTGGGAAACTGAACTATTCTCCGGGAGTCCCTGAGGAAGGCACGCTGCTCTCGGAAGCCAAACTTCAGAGCATCATTAGTTTCTTGGATGAGATGGAGAAATCCGAGCAGGAGCGACCTAGGTCTGCTGCCTCTGCTTCCCAGCGAGAG GGGCTCTTGTCAGAAGAAGAGCTAGCACACCTGGAGCAGGCATCAGCAGTTGCCACAGAGGTTACCAGCTCCATCATGCGGATGAAGCTGGaggtagaagagaagaagagagccATCACATTGCTACAGACAGCACTG gcacagcaacgggagctgactGTACGTCATGTCAAAGGGACAGAGAAAGAGCTGAGTCGCCAGCTGGCACTACAAAGGGAGCAGTATGAAGCAGCTATCCAACGGCACCTCGCCTTCATTGACCAG CTGATTGAGGATAAGAAGACTCTGAGCGAGAAATGTGAAGCGGTGGTGACTGAATTGAAACAAGTGGATCAGAAATACACGAAGAAAATTGCCCAGATGCAGGAACAGCATGAGCTG gTTTGGCGCACTCTGGGCCCCCTCTGTGAG GAAATAAAGAAGCTGAAGGAACTCATGAGTGCCACAGAAAAGATCCGCCGGGAGAAATGGATTGATGAGAAAACCAAGAAGATCAAAGAGATCACTGTTAAAG GTCTGGAGCCTGAGATTCAGAAGCTTATTGCTAAGCACAAGCTAGAGATCAAAAAGCTGAAAACGCTGCATGAAGCAGAGCTGCTACAATCCGATGAGCGGGCAGCCCAGCGCTACGTACGCCAGACGGAGGAGCTGAGGGAGATGCTGGAGCATGAGAAAGAAGAGCAGGGGCaacgagagagagagctggcaagGCAACG GCCAAACCAAGGATACAGCACCCTTGGTAAGACCCTCTCTGAAAGAGTCCCTCCACACAGGTATGAGAAACAACTGGAGCAGGAGGAACAGGCTCTGCAGCAACAGAGGCGCCGACTGTACAATGAGGTGGCCGAGGAGAAAGAAAGGCTCAACCAGCAGGCGGCCAG GCAGAGGACTGAGTTGGAGGACCTGCGGCGGCAGCTGGAAGAGAACAGCTCTGTTGTTACCAAAGCTTTGAAGGAGGAATataagaaagggaaggaggagcaggagcgaCGCCATCAG GCAGAGGTGCAGGCCTTGAAGGTGCAGCTGGAGATGGAGAAGCAGGCCTGGGAGGCCAACTACCTAAAGAAGGAG GAGGCCTGGCTGCTCACTCGGGAGCGAGAGCTGAGGGAAGAAGTGCGGAAGGAGAGGGACAAGGAGATTGAACTGGTCATTCAGAGGCTAGAAGCTGACATGTCCTCTGCTAAGGAAGAGTGTGAGAGAGCCACAGAGAACAG AATAAAGAGATTGCGGGACAAATATGAAGCAGAGCTGCAAGAAATGGAACACTCAGAACGTAAACTCCAAGAGCGCTGCAACGAGATGAAGGGACGGCTCTCAGAGGCAGAAGGCGAGATTTTTCACCTGCGAGGTCTGCTGCGGCAGAAGGAACAGGAGACAGAGGCTATCCGAAAG GTAGCGGATCAGCTAAGTCAGGAGCGCAGCAGCCTCTCTGAGGTCATCCGGCAGGAATTTGCAGATCGGCTGGTGAGcacagaggaggagaacaagcGGCTCAAGACAGAAATGGCTGAGCTTCGTGCCCGGCAACGCTTGGAACTGGACAGAGTGAGGAGGGACAAAGAGGAGGAGCTGGAAGAAGTGCATAAAAG AGTGAAGACAGCAATTGTGAAGAAAGAGGAAGCAGTGAACAGCCTTCGAAAACTACATGAG GCGGCCGTGAAGAGGGCAGACCACCTAGAGGCCCTTTTGGAGCAACAGCGTAAGCAGCTGCTAGCAGCCAAGTAG